One part of the Thermodesulfovibrio sp. 3462-1 genome encodes these proteins:
- the nusB gene encoding transcription antitermination factor NusB: MKRRKAREYVLQFLYACEMNENTRKMCDYNLLQEEIEKFWERNNEEQDHDIKTFANQLIEGTIENIDVIDKTIQKYTEKWHLERIIPIDKNILRFSIYEILFRHDIPYQVTINEAVEIAKKYSTKESAAFINGILDKVAKKELSHSESAHKYIDKINFEKL; encoded by the coding sequence ATGAAGAGAAGAAAAGCAAGGGAATATGTTTTACAATTTTTATATGCCTGTGAAATGAATGAAAATACAAGGAAAATGTGTGATTATAATTTATTGCAGGAAGAAATTGAAAAATTCTGGGAAAGAAATAATGAAGAACAGGATCATGATATAAAAACATTTGCAAATCAATTGATAGAAGGAACAATTGAAAACATTGATGTTATTGATAAAACAATTCAAAAATATACTGAAAAATGGCATTTAGAAAGAATTATACCGATTGACAAAAATATTTTAAGATTTTCAATTTATGAAATATTATTTCGTCATGATATACCCTATCAGGTCACAATAAATGAAGCAGTGGAGATAGCAAAAAAATATTCCACAAAAGAAAGTGCTGCCTTTATTAATGGGATTCTTGATAAAGTAGCAAAAAAAGAACTCTCTCATTCTGAATCTGCTCACAAATATATTGACAAAATTAATTTTGAAAAACTATAA
- a CDS encoding 4Fe-4S dicluster domain-containing protein: protein MKVEQYKILEKSKINDFINSLISFSKVAAPVYKGFKNYTFQEIKSADEVSLKYIPTIIPPKKYFMPQKETLLKFDVKENLKIEPTVDYENLILFGVHTCDIAGIKCLNMVLSDKPKDTGYLIRKKHITIIGLECNDYCDEYASCSFVGAHIPTTGYDLMFTELGDYFIVHIHSSKGSDIIEKTELFKPAEEFHIKELKALREKKLKIFNNEVPTERRYLPDLFDRSFNASVWKELEQRCLSCGNCTAVCPTCYCFDIKEEVDLSLEAGERYRVWFSCQLDPFAKVAGGIDFRRERSARQRHRFYRKFRYHIDRYGMVFCTGCGRCSRTCMAKINLKEVLTSLIKESETKIWRKWL from the coding sequence ATGAAAGTTGAACAATATAAAATACTTGAAAAATCAAAAATTAATGATTTCATAAACTCTTTAATTTCTTTTTCCAAAGTGGCTGCACCTGTTTATAAGGGATTTAAAAATTATACTTTTCAAGAAATAAAATCTGCTGATGAAGTGAGTCTTAAATATATTCCAACAATAATTCCACCAAAGAAATATTTTATGCCACAGAAAGAAACCTTGTTAAAGTTTGATGTAAAAGAGAATTTAAAAATTGAACCTACTGTTGACTATGAAAATTTAATCCTTTTTGGTGTCCATACTTGTGATATAGCTGGAATAAAATGCCTTAATATGGTTCTTTCAGACAAACCTAAAGACACTGGCTATTTAATAAGAAAAAAACATATAACAATAATAGGGCTTGAGTGTAATGATTATTGCGATGAGTATGCAAGCTGTTCATTTGTTGGTGCCCATATACCAACAACAGGATATGATTTGATGTTTACAGAACTTGGGGATTATTTTATAGTTCACATTCATTCTTCAAAAGGCTCTGATATAATTGAGAAAACAGAGTTATTTAAACCTGCAGAGGAATTTCATATAAAAGAACTTAAAGCCTTGAGAGAGAAAAAACTAAAAATATTTAATAACGAAGTTCCAACAGAAAGAAGATATCTTCCAGACCTTTTTGACCGTTCCTTTAATGCATCTGTATGGAAAGAGCTTGAACAGAGGTGTCTTAGTTGCGGAAACTGCACAGCAGTATGCCCTACATGTTACTGCTTTGATATAAAAGAAGAAGTTGATTTAAGTCTTGAGGCAGGTGAAAGATACAGAGTGTGGTTTTCCTGTCAACTTGATCCTTTTGCAAAGGTTGCAGGTGGAATAGATTTTCGCAGAGAGCGTTCAGCAAGACAGAGACATAGATTTTACAGAAAATTCAGATATCATATTGACCGTTATGGTATGGTTTTTTGTACAGGC
- the ribE gene encoding 6,7-dimethyl-8-ribityllumazine synthase has protein sequence MKIIEGKLDAQGLKFGIVVSRFNEFITSRLLEGAIDALIRHGAQQTDIEIVRVPGSFEIPIIAKKLAQTGKFHAIVCLGTLIRGATPHFDYIAAEVSKGIALVGLETGIPVSFGVITADTIEQAIERAGSKSGNKGWDAAMVAIEMARVMEELK, from the coding sequence ATGAAAATTATTGAAGGAAAACTTGATGCGCAGGGACTAAAATTTGGAATCGTTGTAAGCAGATTCAATGAATTTATTACTTCACGCCTTCTTGAAGGTGCTATTGATGCTTTAATAAGGCACGGAGCACAGCAGACAGACATTGAGATTGTGAGAGTTCCTGGTTCATTTGAAATTCCCATAATTGCAAAAAAATTAGCTCAAACTGGTAAATTCCATGCAATTGTCTGTCTTGGCACATTGATCAGAGGTGCAACTCCTCATTTTGACTACATCGCTGCTGAAGTATCAAAAGGAATTGCCCTTGTTGGATTAGAAACAGGTATTCCTGTTTCATTCGGAGTAATTACAGCTGATACTATTGAACAGGCAATAGAAAGAGCTGGTTCAAAATCAGGGAATAAAGGATGGGATGCAGCTATGGTAGCCATTGAAATGGCAAGAGTTATGGAAGAGTTGAAATAG
- the rodA gene encoding rod shape-determining protein RodA — MLKIDRRLISYFDWITFAIVFFICILGILTLYSATRPPLDEGEQPPFYVKQLIWLAIATLTLIAFVTFDYIKLKNFWLIFYIIGILLLIIVLFTGKTAMGAKRWINLGFFSFQPSEVFKIIFIISISAFLEDKQSPLSIKDTLKALLIFGIIPFSLIIKQPDLGTAVLLFAITFIMIIYKGLPVRLLILLLFIFIISIFFLWEILWEGLKEYQKNRLIAFIDPSIDPKGIGYNIMQSVITVGSGGLFGKGFLEGTQGPLKFLPERHTDFIFPIFAEEWGFIGCFILLTLYFTLFIRCWKTSIIAKDEFGKLLSIGFTSIFVLYFFINIGMTLGIMPVVGIPLPFMSYGGTTLVANFIGIALVINVRMRRFELFYP, encoded by the coding sequence ATGTTAAAAATTGATAGAAGGCTGATTAGCTATTTTGACTGGATTACTTTTGCTATAGTTTTTTTTATATGCATTCTCGGTATATTAACACTTTATAGTGCCACAAGACCACCTCTTGATGAGGGAGAACAACCTCCTTTTTATGTTAAACAATTAATATGGCTTGCAATAGCCACATTAACTTTGATTGCTTTTGTAACCTTTGACTATATCAAGCTAAAAAATTTCTGGCTAATCTTTTATATAATAGGAATTTTACTTCTTATTATTGTTCTTTTTACAGGTAAAACAGCAATGGGTGCAAAAAGGTGGATAAATCTTGGATTTTTTTCATTTCAGCCTTCAGAAGTATTTAAAATAATCTTTATCATAAGTATTTCAGCCTTTCTGGAAGACAAACAATCTCCTCTATCAATAAAGGATACTCTGAAGGCATTACTCATTTTTGGAATAATACCATTTTCGCTAATTATTAAACAGCCTGACCTTGGAACAGCAGTGTTGCTTTTTGCAATTACATTTATAATGATTATTTATAAAGGGCTTCCTGTAAGATTGCTTATTCTTCTTCTTTTTATATTTATTATTTCAATATTTTTTTTATGGGAAATTTTGTGGGAAGGACTGAAGGAATATCAGAAAAATAGATTAATTGCTTTTATTGACCCGAGCATAGATCCAAAAGGAATTGGTTACAACATTATGCAATCAGTAATTACAGTAGGCTCTGGTGGACTTTTTGGCAAAGGATTTCTTGAAGGTACACAGGGACCTTTAAAATTTCTTCCGGAAAGACATACTGACTTTATTTTTCCTATTTTTGCAGAAGAATGGGGATTTATAGGATGCTTCATACTTTTAACGCTTTATTTTACACTTTTTATCAGATGCTGGAAAACCTCAATAATTGCTAAGGATGAGTTTGGAAAACTTCTTTCAATAGGTTTTACTTCAATTTTTGTTTTATACTTTTTCATAAATATTGGAATGACTCTTGGAATCATGCCAGTAGTAGGAATTCCTTTACCATTTATGAGTTATGGTGGAACAACATTAGTTGCTAATTTTATAGGAATTGCTTTAGTAATAAATGTTAGAATGAGAAGATTTGAATTATTCTATCCATAG